From Anopheles darlingi chromosome 2, idAnoDarlMG_H_01, whole genome shotgun sequence, the proteins below share one genomic window:
- the LOC125950993 gene encoding UDP-glucosyltransferase 2-like: MARERGSLTVSQLLLLLLIATERLTDAAKILAIFPVPLKQHQLVYQPLIEELAHRGHDIVLVTTDPMDLQRGNGTQQQQQQQQLADRIEQIDLSFAYQLPVLEQLNVDGLDGRDMLRKVFDVMRTISAEELQHPAMQKLIKAASNNGNVADGGAPPASKCSRFDVVIVEWSGVTLMNAFAEHFRAPLIGIANGGAFINAHEALGNPNHPIGYPSIFMPFSEDLSLLQRISSVLFTVWYRFYYYTEEIPAQNAIAISNFGDTISDLRQIEQNADLLLINCHQVLGNVRPVGPATVHLGGIHQRASAAGQRRRLPDELSLFLEQSDSPIAYVNLAAPFGGMAGRARIEKLVKTLEQLEVASVWSLNENSVPINTSARIYQSYSVPQEDVLAHPKVRLFITDGGQINIEDAIQHRVPVVGISYSTSYEHYLRQIAKYEAGVISLIDFETQSTIMDKLRDVFTIERYQDNMNRLQRLVNDQPQTSMERAVWWIEYVARNGGAQQLRMRQLTWFEYLMIDVLLTVAVLASLFGFVVGYLIFRAVRYSKSLPTEMVTRGSRKCKLL; encoded by the exons ATGGCACGAGAGAGAGGTTCGCTGACCGTATCgcagctactgttgctgctgctcatcgcaACGGAACGCTTGACCGACGCGGCCAAGATATTGGCAATCTTCCCGGTACCGCTGAAGCAACATCAGCTCGTCTATCAACCGCTGATCGAGGAGCTGGCGCACCGTGGCCATGACATTGTACTAGTGACAACGGATCCGATGGATCTGCAGCGCGGTAATGgtacgcagcaacagcaacagcagcagcagctggccgatCGGATCGAGCAGATTGATCTTAGCTTCGCCTACCAACTACCCGTCCTCGAGCAGCTCAACGTGGATGGGTTGGATGGGCGCGACATGCTGCGCAAGGTGTTTGACGTTATGCGTACGATCTCGGCCGAAGAGCTGCAGCATCCGGCGATGCAGAAGCTGATTAAGGCGGCTTCCAACAATGGCAATGTCGCCGATGGTGGAGCCCCTCCAGCCAGCAAGTGTTCCCGCTTcgatgtcgtcatcgtcgagtgGTCCGGTGTTACGCTGATGAACGCGTTTGCGGAACATTTCCGCGCACCACTGATCGGTATCGCCAACGGTGGTGCCTTTATCAACGCCCATGAAGCACTGGGTAATCCGAATCATCCGATCGGGTATCCCAGTATCTTCATGCCGTTCAGTGAGGACCTGAGCCTGCTCCAGCGGATCTCAAGTGTGCTGTTCACCGTCTGGTACAG GTTCTACTACTACACCGAAGAGATACCGGCAcagaacgcgatcgcgatcagcaaCTTTGGTGACACCATCTCCGATCTACGGCAGATCGAACAGAACgccgatctgctgctgatcaacTGTCACCAGGTACTTGGGAATGTACGCCCGGTTGGTCCGGCCACCGTACACCTCGGTGGTATCCATCAGCGAGCTTCAGCGGCaggacagcgacgacgacttcCGGACGAGCTGAGCCTATTCCTCGAACAATCGGACTCGCCCATCGCTTACGTCAATCTGGCCGCACCCTTCGGTGGGATGGCCGGACGGGCTCGCATCGAAAAACTCGTCAAAacgctcgagcagctcgaggtGGCCAGCGTCTGGTCGCTGAACGAGAATAGCGTCCCAATCAACACGTCGGCCCGGATCTACCAATCCTACAGCGTACCGCAGGAGGATGTTCTAG CGCATCCCAAGGTACGCCTCTTCATTACGGACGGTGGTCAGATCAACATCGAAGACGCCATCCAGCACCGGGTGCCGGTGGTTGGCATCAGCTACTCGACCTCGTACGAGCACTATTTGCGCCAGATCGCCAAGTATGAGGCCGGTGTGATCTCGCTGATCGACTTCGAAACACAATCCACCATCATGGACAAGCTGCGTGATGTATTCACCATCGAAAG ATACCAAGACAATATGAACCGACTGCAGCGACTGGTGAACGATCAACCGCAAACCTCGATGGAGCGTGCCGTTTGGTGGATCGAGTATGTTGCACGCAACGGTGGAGCCCAACAGCTACGCATGCGCCAGCTAACGTGGTTCGAGTATCTGATGATAGACGTGCTGCTAACGGTGGCTGTCCTCGCCAGCCTGTTCGGGTTCGTCGTCGGTTACCTCATCTTTCGAGCAGTTCGCTACTCGAAAAGCTTACCGACGGaaatggttacacgcggtAGCCGCAAATGCAAACTGTTGTAG